From the Lolium rigidum isolate FL_2022 chromosome 2, APGP_CSIRO_Lrig_0.1, whole genome shotgun sequence genome, one window contains:
- the LOC124690815 gene encoding lectin-like: MAMNMKALALCMLVLAIAAVNALGFSSDENVVAGNAQCGGRRKCGGGLCCSRYGYCGLGGDYCGAGCQNGPCYRIANIDENDVPSNAQCGGRRRCGGGLCCSRYGFCGLGGDYCGAGCQNGPCYRTTNYDENALPANTQCGRRKKCRGGLCCSKYGYCGRGSDYCGVGCQSGPCSKAADILFNQMM; this comes from the coding sequence ATGGCCATGAACATGAAGGCCCTCGCACTATGCATGTTGGTCCTTGCCATTGCTGCAGTGAACGCCCTCGGCTTCAGTAGCGATGAAAATGTTGTGGCCGGCAATGCGCAGTGTGGAGGCAGAAGGAAGTGCGGCGGTGGCCTCTGTTGCAGCAGGTACGGGTACTGCGGCCTCGGCGGCGACTACTGTGGCGCCGGGTGCCAGAACGGCCCGTGCTATAGAATAGCCAACATCGATGAGAATGATGTTCCCAGCAACGCGCAGTGCGGAGGCAGAAGGAGGTGTGGCGGTGGCTTGTGCTGCAGCAGGTATGGGTTCTGTGGCCTCGGTGGTGACTACTGTGGCGCCGGGTGCCAGAACGGGCCGTGCTATAGAACAACCAACTATGATGAAAATGCCCTCCCCGCCAACACGCAGTGCGGAAGAAGAAAGAAGTGCCGTGGCGGCCTATGCTGCAGCAAGTATGGGTACTGCGGCCGCGGCAGTGACTACTGTGGCGTCGGGTGCCAGAGCGGCCCGTGCAGCAAAGCAGCCGACATCCTCTTCAATCAAATGATgtag
- the LOC124688629 gene encoding protein DETOXIFICATION 42-like isoform X2 yields the protein MDGGGRHPLSVFFHGARLAFRRDDLGKEIMGIAVPGALALLADPLASLVDTAFIGHIGPVELAAVGVSIAVFNQVSRIAIFPLVSVTTSFVAEEDATSCDRYKDEIGGENEPDSEMDELIPRQDTSATSGKSSLQTDTGEIQIDLKRKNIPSVSTALLLGGVLGLVQTVLLVSFAKPILGFMGVKADSGMLKPALQYLVLRSLGAPAVLLSLATQGVFRGLKDTKTPLYATVAGDAINIVLDPIFMFVFQYGVSGAAVAHVISQYFIAAILLWKLRLHVELLPPSLKHLQIGRFLQNGFLLLARVIAATCCVTLSASMAARQGSTEMAAFQICLQIWLASSLLADGLAFAAQAILASAFARRDQSKATATASRVLQLGMILGVLLSILLGVGLRVGSRLFTENQDVLHHIYVATPDWDCTRALGFPS from the exons ATGGACGGCGGCGGACGCCACCCGCTCAGCGTATTCTTCCATGGCGCGAG GCTCGCGTTCAGGCGGGACGACCTCGGGAAGGAGATCATGGGGATCGCCGtgccgggcgcgctcgcgctcctcgCAGACCCACTCGCTTCCCTCGTCGACACCGCCTTCATTGGCCACATAG GCCCAGTAGAGCTTGCAGCCGTAGGTGTATCCATTGCCGTGTTCAATCAAGTATCGAGGATCGCAATATTCCCGCTTGTAAGCGTCACGACATCATTTGTTGCGGAGGAAGATGCTACTTCCTGTGACAGATACAAAGATGAAATAGGCGGTGAGAATGAACCAGATAGCGAAATGGATGAACTCATTCCCCGCCAAG ATACAAGTGCTACTTCCGGCAAGTCGTCTTTGCAAACTGACACAGGGGAGATCCAAATTGACCTTAAAAGGAAAAATATTCCATCGGTTTCTACAGCATTACTACTTGGTGGGGTGCTTGGCCTTGTTCAAACTGTACTGCTTGTTTCATTTGCAAAACCTATCCTAGGCTTCATGGGCGTGAAAGCG GATTCGGGGATGTTGAAGCCTGCTCTCCAGTACTTGGTACTCAGATCTCTAGGTGCTCCTGCTGTTCTTCTATCTCTGGCAACACAAGGGGTATTCCGTGGACTTAAAGATACAAAGACTCCTTTGTATGCAACTG TGGCTGGAGATGCGATAAACATTGTTTTGGATCCGATATTTATGTTTGTGTTCCAGTATGGTGTAAGTGGAGCAGCTGTTGCTCATGTTATATCACA ATACTTCATTGCAGCCATACTCTTATGGAAATTACGACTGCACGTTGAACTATTGCCACCTAGCTTGAAACATTTGCAGATTGGTCGGTTCCTTCAAAATG GTTTTCTTTTGCTTGCCAGAGTTATTGCGGCAACATGCTGTGTGACCCTATCTGCATCAATGGCTGCACGACAAGGTTCAACTGAAATGGCTGCATTCCAGATATGTTTGCAGATTTGGTTGGCATCTTCCCTTCTTGCAGATGGATTGGCTTTTGCGGCACAG GCTATACTTGCAAGTGCATTTGCTCGTAGAGATCAATCGAAGGCCACGGCCACAGCTTCCCGCGTATTGCAG CTTGGAATGATTTTGGGAGTTCTCCTGAGCATACTTCTTGGAGTTGGCCTTCGTGTTGGTTCAAGATTATTTACGGAAAACCAGGATGTCCTGCATCATATTTACGTAGCAACACCG GATTGGGACTGCACGAGGGCCCTGGGCTTTCCTTCGTGA
- the LOC124688629 gene encoding protein DETOXIFICATION 42-like isoform X1, giving the protein MDGGGRHPLSVFFHGARLAFRRDDLGKEIMGIAVPGALALLADPLASLVDTAFIGHIGPVELAAVGVSIAVFNQVSRIAIFPLVSVTTSFVAEEDATSCDRYKDEIGGENEPDSEMDELIPRQDTSATSGKSSLQTDTGEIQIDLKRKNIPSVSTALLLGGVLGLVQTVLLVSFAKPILGFMGVKADSGMLKPALQYLVLRSLGAPAVLLSLATQGVFRGLKDTKTPLYATVAGDAINIVLDPIFMFVFQYGVSGAAVAHVISQYFIAAILLWKLRLHVELLPPSLKHLQIGRFLQNGFLLLARVIAATCCVTLSASMAARQGSTEMAAFQICLQIWLASSLLADGLAFAAQAILASAFARRDQSKATATASRVLQLGMILGVLLSILLGVGLRVGSRLFTENQDVLHHIYVATPFVALTQPINTLAFVFDGVNYGASDFAYAAYSMASKHPAVRLSVL; this is encoded by the exons ATGGACGGCGGCGGACGCCACCCGCTCAGCGTATTCTTCCATGGCGCGAG GCTCGCGTTCAGGCGGGACGACCTCGGGAAGGAGATCATGGGGATCGCCGtgccgggcgcgctcgcgctcctcgCAGACCCACTCGCTTCCCTCGTCGACACCGCCTTCATTGGCCACATAG GCCCAGTAGAGCTTGCAGCCGTAGGTGTATCCATTGCCGTGTTCAATCAAGTATCGAGGATCGCAATATTCCCGCTTGTAAGCGTCACGACATCATTTGTTGCGGAGGAAGATGCTACTTCCTGTGACAGATACAAAGATGAAATAGGCGGTGAGAATGAACCAGATAGCGAAATGGATGAACTCATTCCCCGCCAAG ATACAAGTGCTACTTCCGGCAAGTCGTCTTTGCAAACTGACACAGGGGAGATCCAAATTGACCTTAAAAGGAAAAATATTCCATCGGTTTCTACAGCATTACTACTTGGTGGGGTGCTTGGCCTTGTTCAAACTGTACTGCTTGTTTCATTTGCAAAACCTATCCTAGGCTTCATGGGCGTGAAAGCG GATTCGGGGATGTTGAAGCCTGCTCTCCAGTACTTGGTACTCAGATCTCTAGGTGCTCCTGCTGTTCTTCTATCTCTGGCAACACAAGGGGTATTCCGTGGACTTAAAGATACAAAGACTCCTTTGTATGCAACTG TGGCTGGAGATGCGATAAACATTGTTTTGGATCCGATATTTATGTTTGTGTTCCAGTATGGTGTAAGTGGAGCAGCTGTTGCTCATGTTATATCACA ATACTTCATTGCAGCCATACTCTTATGGAAATTACGACTGCACGTTGAACTATTGCCACCTAGCTTGAAACATTTGCAGATTGGTCGGTTCCTTCAAAATG GTTTTCTTTTGCTTGCCAGAGTTATTGCGGCAACATGCTGTGTGACCCTATCTGCATCAATGGCTGCACGACAAGGTTCAACTGAAATGGCTGCATTCCAGATATGTTTGCAGATTTGGTTGGCATCTTCCCTTCTTGCAGATGGATTGGCTTTTGCGGCACAG GCTATACTTGCAAGTGCATTTGCTCGTAGAGATCAATCGAAGGCCACGGCCACAGCTTCCCGCGTATTGCAG CTTGGAATGATTTTGGGAGTTCTCCTGAGCATACTTCTTGGAGTTGGCCTTCGTGTTGGTTCAAGATTATTTACGGAAAACCAGGATGTCCTGCATCATATTTACGTAGCAACACCG TTTGTTGCTCTCACCCAACCAATCAACACTCTagcttttgtttttgatggtgtcaATTATGGAGCATCAGATTTTGCATATGCTGCTTATTCAATGGCAAGTAAACATCCTGCAGTTCGCTTATCTGTGCTCTAG